A genomic region of Zalophus californianus isolate mZalCal1 chromosome 1, mZalCal1.pri.v2, whole genome shotgun sequence contains the following coding sequences:
- the LOC113917276 gene encoding tetraspanin-6 — MASPSRRLQTKPVITCFKSVLLIYTFIFWITGVILLAVGIWGKVSLENYFSLLNEKATNVPFVLIGTGTVIILLGTFGCFATCRASAWMLKLYAMFLTLIFLVELVAAIVGFVFRHEIKNSFKNNYEKILKQYNSTGDYRSDAVDKIQNKLHCCGVTDYRDWKDTNYYSEKGFPKSCCKLENCSPQRDADKVNSEGCFIKVMTIIESEMGVVAGISFGVACFQLIGIFLAYCLSRAITNNQYEIV, encoded by the coding sequence ATGGCGTCCCCGTCTCGGAGACTACAGACCAAACCAGTCATTACTTGCTTCAAGAGCGTCCTCTTGATCTACACTTTCATCTTCTGGATCACTGGTGTTATCCTTCTTGCCGTTGGTATTTGGGGCAAGGTGAGCCTGgagaattatttttcccttttgaatgAGAAGGCCACCAATGTCCCCTTCGTGCTCATTGGTACTGGTACTGTCATTATTCTGTTGGGCACCTTTGGCTGTTTTGCTACCTGCCGAGCTTCTGCATGGATGTTAAAACTGTATGCAATGTTTCTGACTCTCATTTTTTTGGTTGAACTGGTCGCTGCCATCGTAGGATTTGTTTTCAGACATGAGATTAAGAACAGTTTTAAGAATAattatgagaaaattttaaagcagtatAACTCTACGGGAGATTATAGAAGCGATGCAGTAGACAAGATTCAAAATAAGTTGCATTGTTGTGGTGTCACCGACTATAGAGATTGGAAGGATACTAATTATTACTCAGAAAAAGGATTTCCCAAGAGTTGCTGCAAACTTGAAAATTGTTCTCCACAGAGAGATGCAGATAAAGTAAATAGTGAAGGTTGTTTTATAAAGGTGATGACCATTATAGAGTCAGAAATGGGAGTGGTTGCCGGAATTTCTTTTGGAGTTGCTTGCTTCCAGCTGATTGGAATCTTTCTAGCCTATTGTCTCTCTCGCGCCATAACAAATAACCAGTATGAGATAGTGTAA